A part of Pectinatus sottacetonis genomic DNA contains:
- a CDS encoding L,D-transpeptidase: MMRYVLIIFSTVIMFFTNYSYTNAEKKLPEPAPAKPSIHLLVNIPAHWIRIYDNNTCTAAYPVAVGKPDTPTPVGDFKIIYKEKNPTWIDPDDTDIQIPSGPENPIGYRWIGIGGNYGIHGTNRPDSIGKYASNGCIRVNEKYIEMIYRKVSIGTPVKIIYNRLIVEKAANGNIAYYIYPDGYDRQPLTVQDVDNSLQKFHVTDFADENSIAEQINMANGLPNYVAFPIKVKLENITLPLEAVKADNIIYIPVRALSKFINLSFHWDAKAGLVSTTYGQVPGIIKGSHLYINVLNIEKLFNLQRDWQQPNLLVLRVMKGSSPAAFAAAGLPAL, translated from the coding sequence ATGATGCGTTATGTACTGATTATTTTTTCTACTGTTATAATGTTTTTTACCAATTATTCCTACACCAACGCGGAAAAAAAGCTGCCTGAACCAGCTCCGGCTAAGCCTTCTATTCACCTACTGGTAAATATTCCCGCACATTGGATAAGGATTTACGATAATAATACCTGTACTGCCGCTTATCCTGTTGCCGTTGGTAAACCGGATACGCCCACCCCTGTAGGAGATTTCAAAATAATTTACAAAGAAAAAAATCCCACATGGATAGATCCTGATGACACCGATATTCAGATTCCTTCCGGGCCAGAAAACCCTATTGGATACCGCTGGATCGGTATTGGCGGCAATTATGGTATTCATGGTACCAACCGTCCGGACTCCATAGGAAAATATGCTTCAAACGGCTGTATCCGCGTTAATGAAAAATACATAGAAATGATTTACAGAAAGGTTTCTATAGGCACCCCCGTAAAAATAATATATAATCGTCTTATAGTGGAAAAAGCAGCAAATGGCAATATAGCTTATTATATTTATCCTGATGGTTATGACAGACAGCCACTGACCGTACAAGATGTTGATAACAGCTTACAAAAATTTCATGTCACAGACTTCGCCGACGAAAATTCCATTGCTGAACAGATAAATATGGCTAATGGACTACCTAACTATGTCGCTTTTCCGATAAAAGTAAAGCTGGAAAATATTACTCTCCCATTAGAAGCAGTAAAAGCCGATAATATTATTTATATTCCTGTTAGAGCCTTAAGCAAATTCATCAATCTTTCTTTCCACTGGGATGCCAAGGCAGGCCTTGTAAGCACTACCTACGGACAGGTTCCCGGCATCATAAAAGGCAGCCATTTGTACATAAATGTCCTTAACATAGAAAAATTATTCAATCTCCAGCGTGACTGGCAGCAGCCAAATCTGCTAGTACTGCGTGTTATGAAAGGCAGTTCTCCCGCAGCCTTTGCAGCAGCAGGGCTGCCTGCTTTATGA